A window from Culex pipiens pallens isolate TS chromosome 3, TS_CPP_V2, whole genome shotgun sequence encodes these proteins:
- the LOC120412908 gene encoding solute carrier organic anion transporter family member 74D-like: MNLQLITHLQVPEIMIFIWTVGFSSLSSIGEPQPHRTAMSSGGKTTSFLGVDEQDGKDVEGSGQPRKIPLERSVSAYSEQDVQCGFWVFRGRFWQRLASKKLYVFLFGFVGCLFGSTSAYFYGTLSTVEKSIQISSKNAGIITAGSDLSFVLASLFLSYYASNKRKPLWIALGILSMGLSCFVNALPHFLFGPNVQDMIQQDFGNATVTSKGSNNLCDESRLPPDCSTDLGNLKPQMLLFFGSFLSGAGTSLYFTLGLTYLDDNIRKEKVPFLASLAAFGRRLGPMLGFSMASLCLKYFVFPGVDPGYNSSDPRWIGAWWVGWIVLGAVLLLVAPIFGGFPKILPRAAERKSLSRQASMASGGTVVDDLEPQVSFEDLKVTIKRLLTNKAYVFNNAANVFYMFGYMPYFLFQSKYIEIQYRLTPSQANMVTGSTSLVFSALGLLVAGAVIQRIKPNSRQLAGWNIVTSILTSCGIVFYAYLGCNNLNNTAIVSNSQGMECSLGCNCEFVKYAPICGSDGNTYLSPCHAGCKEQIKQPDGKMLFSDCSCILSELNVSYAASLIDSYNETTSEQPVRTYAGTATSGSCPVDCMTPFYMFLLVLCINKFIGGTESAANFLIGLRCVEERDKAISMGLSMAVNTLLSFLPAPIIFGAIIDRTCVLWGQTCSKKGNCWLYDGQALRTTMNYTSAVFVIIGTCFDVGTWWYSKNFKIFDSEGKVVPEEEEKNGTELQQQEMTGLMKESSERQ, translated from the exons ATGAATCTGCAACTGATAACGCATCTACAAGTGCCAGAGATCATGATCTTCATCTGGACAGTTGGTTTCAGTTCGCTGTCATCCATCGGGGAACCGCAACCGCATCGAACCGCGATGTCCTCCGGCGGCAAGACAACCTCCTTCCTGGGTGTGGACGAGCAGGATGGGAAAGACGTGGAAGGGAGCGGTCAACCTAGGAAGATCCCGTTGGAACGATCGGTGTCCGCGTACAGTGAGCAGGACGTTCAGTGTGGGTTCTGGGTATTCAGGGGGAGGTTTTGGCAGCGACTGGCCAGCAAAAAGTTGTACGTGTTCTTGTTCGGATTTGTTGGATGTTTGTTCGGTTCGACGAGTGCTTACTTTTATGGAACACTGTCCACCGTTGAGAAGAGCATCCAGATATCGTCGAAGAATGCCGGCATTATAACGGCCGGCTCGGATCTTTCTTTTGTTCTCGCATCACTGTTCCTGTCATACTATGCGTCCAACAAGAGGAAGCCGCTGTGGATCGCCCTTGGCATTCTAAGCATGGGGCTTTCTTGCTTCGTTAACGCATTGCCACATTTCCTGTTTGGACCAAACGTTCAAGATATGATACAACAAGACTTCGGAAACGCTACCGTAACATCAAAGGGAAGCAACAACCTGTGCGACGAAAGCCGACTCCCGCCGGATTGCTCCACGGACCTGGGAAACCTGAAACCACAGATGCTTCTCTTCTTTGGAAGTTTCCTCTCCGGAGCCGGAACTTCGCTGTACTTTACGCTAGGTCTAACGTACCTGGACGACAACATCCGGAAGGAAAAGGTCCCCTTCCTGGCGAGCCTGGCCGCGTTTGGTCGAAGGCTTGGGCCGATGCTGGGCTTTTCGATGGCTTCCCTCTGCTTGAAGTACTTTGTGTTCCCCGGAGTTGATCCGGGATATAACAGTTCGGACCCCCGTTGGATTGGTGCCTGGTGGGTCGGATGGATCGTGTTGGGAGCGGTGCTGCTGTTGGTGGCCCCGATCTTTG GTGGTTTCCCGAAAATCCTTCCACGTGCTGCGGAACGCAAATCGCTGTCCCGTCAGGCCAGCATGGCCAGCGGCGGTACAGTCGTTGACGACCTGGAACCCCAAGTTTCGTTTGAAGACCTGAAGGTTACCATAAAGCGGCTGCTGACCAACAAGGCGTACGTGTTCAACAACGCGGCCAACGTGTTCTACATGTTCGGATACATGCCATACTTTCTGTTCCAGTCAAAGTACATCGAAATCCAGTACCGCCTAACACCCTCGCAAGCCAA CATGGTTACCGGCTCTACATCGCTGGTGTTCTCCGCCCTAGGATTGCTAGTTGCTGGAGCCGTTATCCAGCGAATCAAGCCCAACTCGCGGCAGCTTGCCGGTTGGAACATTGTAACCAGCATTCTGACATCCTGTGGCATCGTGTTCTACGCCTATTTAGGATGTAACAACCTGAACAACACGGCCATAGTCAGCAA CTCTCAGGGTATGGAGTGCAGCTTGGGATGCAACTGTGAGTTCGTAAAGTATGCACCGATCTGTGGCAGTGATGGGAACACTTATCTGTCACCGTGTCACGCTGGTTGTAAGGAGCAGATCAAGCAGCCTGATGGGAAAATG CTCTTCAGCGACTGTTCTTGTATCCTGAGTGAACTGAATGTTTCCTATGCTGCGTCGCTGATTGATTCTTACAACGAGACTACTAGTGAACAGCCTGTTCGAACA TACGCTGGAACGGCCACGTCCGGATCGTGCCCGGTGGACTGCATGACACCGTTCTATATGTTCCTGCTGGTGCTGTGCATCAACAAGTTCATCGGAGGCACCGAATCGGCGGCCAACTTTCTGATCGGCCTGCGGTGCGTCGAGGAAAGGGACAAAGCCATCTCGATGGGCCTTTCGATGGCCGTCAACACGCTGCTGTCCTTCCTGCCGGCTCCGATCATCTTCGGGGCCATCATCGATCGAACCTGCGTCCTGTGGGGTCAAACCTGTTCCAAGAAAGGAAACTGTTGGCTGTACGATGGCCAGGCGCTGCGAACCACCATGAACTACACTTCGGCGGTGTTTGTCATCATTGGAACCTGCTTCGACGTCGGGACGTGGTGGTACTCGAAGAACTTCAAGATCTTTGACAGCGAAGGAAAAGTGGTTCCAGAAGAGGAGGAAAAAAACGGCACGGAACTTCAGCAACAGGAAATGACGGGATTGATGAAGGAATCCAGCGAGCGTCAATGA